AATGAATCACGCGGGTCATTTACTTCCAATCTACTTCCgctccattcaagaaattactcctgccaaatgttgtatatcgagagctaagatgttcaaaAATATGGAAGAGTTCAAGTAACAGCTCGCCTTAAAAAATGTCTTCACCGTGTGGTGACTTATTTCGGGTTTACGAGGTGGGGCAATAAGGAAGAGAACTCACTCGGTTGGTCAAAACTTTTATCGCCTTAACACACAGCAGGAACTGTTTTGGAAAGTGTGGCAAGTACGTTGGTCGTGTAAGGGTAAGGAATGGGGAGGGGGGAGATAGGAAGTGATGAAAATTTCGAATTTAACAGGTTCCAGAAGAGAACTGCACATACGCCAACACGTCACAGACATGTAACAAACTCTTacaaaaataatgcatataaccgCACAGTAAATTAAGCTCTAAACATCATAGTAAACTGAAAGGGAGTGGTGGGGAGAAGAATTCAGAGATAAATCTTTTTCTTTCTCAAAGACTTATTACATGCTTAATGCAGTAGCCATCTGAATGAAGGTGTATGAGGTGCTCCGTCTGAAGTGTTCGTGAATGCACTTAAATcagaaattccaaaaatcatgtTTTTAAAAAGTCATCTTACAAAATTATTCACAAAATACAAGTGGCCTGCAGCTCTTTGGTCTTGCTTGCGCAGTGACATGACTTCAGCTGGGACGTTAACACTATCATTTTATTGGACGCGATAGGCTACCATGTTTCTTTACGCGACTATTATATTATTGATATTCTGAAATAGtgtttttttccatataaatatatttccagAAAAGGCAATTGAAGCCAACGTAGCAGCAActagaaaacattttaattaatcattGGAACAGCATCGAAGAAGACCCTGATTCGAATACCGGTCGggtaataaatatttctgttttaccAGGTTTATTGAGATCATTCTAGGAAAATGCTAGGATTATTATTTGGCACGGGAAATTGCGTTGCTTTATAAGGTGGCGCAGTATTCAACGACAAAGAGACTTTAGGGTGGCTGGCCGGGCGCATGAGCTTGGAAAATGCGAGGTCGTATCATACGCCTCTTCACCCCTATGAGCCAAgcaccgaactggcgtgcagtcttcgcgtcAGTAAAGCGCCTCTATGGGACATATTTTGGTGGaatatttaagataaaaaatgCTCCCTACACTTCCCTATATCTTTGTGTGTATAATTATACCTACCGAAAAACGTCTGTGCAAATACCTGTTTTTGCctttttaacagtaaaaaaaactttaaaggcGAAATTATTGAACGGCACTTGTATAGGCAAGTGCAATTACTCTTAAGTGATTTCGTATTCTGACACAAAAAAAATCTAGAACGGTTTGTAAATGGTTCATTAACAACCGATGCTCTGCATGTAGATAATAGTCAAGGATGATAACATTTTTTTGCTTTGTTTGATAATAAAAATACTTACTTTTCGTAAATTTTTGAGGTTTTTAATTCTGAGAATCAAGTGGCATCCTTCTCAATTCTTTCTTTGTGTCCTCGTTAATCTTAACCTTCCAGTttgctttctttctttttttgtagTGCTCTTTCACgggttaaagctgaaaaatagtctattcttaattttttttcccttcagtaaTGACCGTGAAAGTatagcaataaatatattttctaatgtaaTAAGAATGCTCATACacatttcagaaatatttttaggtaccatttaattttaaataattgatcTTTGTTATTCATGTGAATAACTACAAGATAatcttaattaatttattataattatctaTAGGGGTTGATTCAACCTTGGTCAAACATTAGTTAATAAATATTAGTATCATCCCTTATTCTTCTCCTTCTTGTAAGGTTTTATATGTCTTTCGGTTGTACTAATTATTTGTGTGACCTACAAACAACTCAGATTGTTCATCTTCTTTCTTCTTATTGCCTAGCCAAGCGGCCACCTTAAGATAAAAAAAACCCAGCAGGTGTATGATGACAGAGCTAACCGGTGCTGTACGCGCGGCAGTCGAAGGCCGGGCAGGCGGATGTGAGGTCTGGAAGCCCAAGGCCACTCAGTCCCCAGGCGAGGCCACTCCTGCCTCTGAGAGCGCCGGGGTCCAGCCCCGAGCTTCGGGCTTCCAGCGGCACAAAAAAGCTGTGCCGGGGTGGACCAAGCAGCGAGTTACTATTTACTTGCACGGACCATTACATTACATCGAACCATGTCCCAAATAACTCAATTCTCGTACAGCAAATTCTTGTTACTATAGCTTATGTTGCCAGAAACATCCAATGTCTCCTGACTGATCAACAGTATATAAAGATTTCTAAAGTTGTAGTACCTCACAAAACCATTAAATTCATCGCGATGTCTGAAACAATTATATATTCATTGTATGTAGTCGTTGTGTGTTATTATAAGCGGTATAGAGTAAGTTTTTTTTCTGAGAGGAAAATTTGACCTACAAAATagattttgttttattgtaaaagagTTCATCTTATGAGCATACTTAGTGGGAAGAGACAAATTCTACATTTATAAAATGCCACTGAAAAATCGAGAGCTGTCACCTGTGGATAGCTACACAAATTGTTTGTGGTGTGAAACCAATAGTCCCCCATGATATAAAATTGTGAACACGCAACAATACATAGTTATAGTAAGTGTAGTCCTCATGACCTTGTTTTAGCTGGGTGTTTTGGAGGGATGTTACTTGTAAGTCAACACTGAaggtcaggaaaaaaaaacttcagtgaGACATCATTAAAAAATGCAGGCCACAGTCATAGATAGTTTGTTCTGTTGAGCACATTGTTGGTGAGCAAGTGTTCGAGGGGAGGACACTCGGCCGAGTAGGTACTCATTGCTGGTCGTGTGTGCTAGAGGGATGTCATTAGGAGTGATAACCACTGGAGAACAGTCTCGTATCTAGTGCGGTCCTGATGATCATGTTGTTGGTGAGCAAACGTTCGGGGGGAGGACACACAGGTACTCATTGCTGGTCGTGTGTGCTAGAGAGATGTCATTGGGAGTGACAACCACTGGAGAACAGTCTCGTATCTAGTGTTGTCCTGATGATCATGTTGTTGGTGAGCAAACGTTCGGGGGGAGGACACACAGGTACTCATTGCTGGTCGTGTGTGCTAGAGAGATGTCATTGGGAGTGACAACCACTGGAGAATAGTCTCGTATCTAGTGTTGTCCTGATGATCATGTTGTTGGTGAGCAAACGTTCGGGGGGAGGACACACAGGTACTCACTGCTGGTCGTGTGTGCTAGAGGGATATCACTTGGGAGTGACAACCACTGGAGAACAGTCTCGTATCTAGTGCTGTCCTGATGATCATGTTGGTGAGCAAACGTTCGGGGGGAGGACACACAGGTACTCATTGCTGGTCGTGTGTGCTAGAGGGATGTCATTGGGAGTGACAACCACTGGAGAACAGTCTCGTATCTAGTGCTGTCCTGATGATCATGTTGTTGGTGAGCAAACGTTCGGGGGGAGGACACACAGGTACTCATTGCTGGTCATGTGTGCTAGAGGGATGTCATTAGGAGTGACAACCACTGGAGAACAGTCTCGTATCTAGTGCTGTCCTGATGATCATGTTGTTGGTGAGCAAATGTTCGGGGGGAGGACACACAGGTACTCACTGCTGGTCGTGTGTGCTAGAGGGATGTTACTTGGGAGTGACAAACACTGGAGAACAGTCTCGTATCTAGTGCGGTCCTGATGATCATGTTGTTGGTGAGCAAACGTTCGGGGGGAGGACACACAGGTACTCATTGCTGGTCGTGTGTGCTAGAGGGATGTCATTGGGAGTGACAACCACTGGAGAACAGTCTCGTATCTAGTGCGGTCCTGATGATCATGTTGTTGGTGAGCAAACGTTCGGGGGGAGGACACACAGGTACTCATTTTTGGTCGTGTGTGCTAGAGGGATGTCATTGGGAGTGACAACCACTGGAGAACAGTCTCGTATCTAGTGCTGTCCTGATGATCATGTTGTTGGTGAGCAAACGTTCGGGGGGAGGACACACAGGTACTCACTGCTGGTCGTGTGTGCTAGAGGGATGTTACTTGGGAGTGACAAACACTGGAGAACAGTCTCGTATCTAGTGCTGTCCTGATGATCATGTTGTTGGTGAGCAAACGTTCGGGGGGAGGACACACAGGTACTCACTGCTGGTCGTGTGTGCTAGAGGGATGTTACTTGGGAGTGACAAACACTGGAGAACAGTCTCGTATCTAGTGCTGTCCTGATGATCATGTTGTTGGTGAGCAAACGTTCGGGGGGAGGACACACAGGTACTCACTGCTGGTCGTGTGTGCTAGAGGGATATCACTTGGGAGTGACAACCACTGGAGAACAGTCTCGTATCTAGTGCTGTCCTGATGATCATGTTGGTGAGCAAACGTTCGGGGGGAGGACACACAGGTACTCATTGCTGGTCGTGTGTGCTAGAGGGATGTCATTGGGAGTGACAACCACTGGAGAACAGTCTCGTATCTAGTGCTGTCCTGATGATCATGTTGTTGGTGAGCAAACGTTCGGGGGGAGGACACACAGGTACTCATTGCTGGTCGTGTGTGCTAGAGGGATGTCATTAGGAGTGACAACCACTGGAAAACAGTCTCGTATCTAGTGCTGTCCTGATGATCATGTTGTTGGTGAGCAAATGTTCGGGGGGAGGACACACAGGTACTCACTGCTGGTCGTGTGTGCTAGAGGGATGTTACTTGGGAGTGACAAACACTGGAGAACAGTCTCGTATCTAGTGCGGTCCTGATGATCATGTTGTTGGTGAGCAAACGTTCGGGGGGAGGGCACACAGGTACTCATTGCTGGTCGTGTGTGCTAGAGGGATGTCATTGGGAGTGACAACCACTGGAGAACAGTCTCGTATCTAGTGCTGTCCTGATGATCATGTTGTTGGTGAGCAAACGTTCGGGGGGAGGACACACAGGTACTCACTGCTGGTCGTGTGTGCTAGAGGGATGTTACTTGGGAGTGACAAACACTGGAGAACAGTCTCGTATCTAGTGCGGTCCTGATGATCATGTTGTTGGTGAGCAAACGTTCGGGGGGAGGACACACAGGTACTCACTGCTGGTCGTGTGTGCTAGAGGGATGTCATTGGGAGTGACAACCACTGGAGAACAGTCTCGTATCTAGTGCTGTCCTGATGATCATGTTGTTGGTGAGCAAACGTTCGGGGGGAGGACACACAGGTACTCATTGCTGGTCGTGTGTGCTAGAGGGATGTCACTTGGGAGTGACAAACACTGGAGAACAGTCTCGTATCTAGTGCGGTCCTGATGATCATGTTGTTGGTGAGCAAACGTTCGGGGGGAGGACACACAGGTACTCATTGCTGGTCGTGTGTGCTAGAGGGATGTCACTTGGGAGTGACAAACACTGGAGAACAGTCTCGTATCTAGTGCTGTCCTGATGATCATGTTGTTGGTGAGCAAACGTTCGGGGGGAGGACACACAGGTACTCATTGCTGGTCGTGTGTGCTAGAGGGATGTCACTTGGGAGTGACAAACACTGGAGAACAGTCTCGTATCTAGTGCGGTCCTGATGATCATGTTGTTGGTGAGCAAACGTTCGGGGGGAGGACACACAGGTACTCATTGCTGGTCGTGTGTGCTAGAGGGATGTCACTTGGGAGTGACAAACACTGGAGAACAGTCTCGTATCTACTGCTGTCCTGATGATCATGTTGTTGGTGAGCAAACGTTCGGGGGGAGGACACACAGGTACTCATTGCTGGTCGTGTGTGCTAGAGGGATGTCACTTGGGAGTGACAAACACTGGAGAACAGTCTCGTATCTAGTGCTGTCCTGATGATCATGTTGTTGGTGAGCAAACGTTCGGGGGGAGGACACACAGGTACTCATTGCTGGTCGTGTGTGCTAGAGGGATGTCACTTGGGAGTGACAAACACTGGAGAACAGTCTCGTATCTAGTGCGGTCCTGATGATCATGTTGTTGGTGAGAAAACGTTCGGGGGGAGGACACACAGGTACTCATTGCTGGTCGTGTGTGCTAGAGGTATGTCACTTGGGAGTGACAAACACTGGAGAACAGTCTCGTATCTAGTGCTGTCCTGATGATCATGTTGTTGGTGAGCAAACGTTCGGGGGGAGGACACACAGGTACTCATTGCTGGTCGTGTGTGCTAGAGGGATGTCACTTGGGAGTGACAAACAATGGAGAACAGTCTCGTATCTAGTGCGGTCCTGATGATCATGTTGTTGGTGAGCAAACGTTCGGGGGGAGGACACACAGGTACTCACTGCTGGTCGTGTGTGCTAGAGAGATGTCATTGGGAGTGACAACCACTGGAGAACAGTCTCGTATCTAGTGCTGTCCTGATGATCATGTTGGTGAGCAAGTGTTCGGGGGGAGGACACACAGGTACTCATTGCTGGTCGTGTGTGCTAGAGGGATGTCATTGGGAGTGACAACCACTGGAGAACAGTCTCGTATCTAGTGCTGTCCTGATGATCATGTTGTTGGTGAGCAAACGTTCGGGGGGAGGACACACAGGTACTCATTGCTGGTCGTGTGTGCTAGAGGGATGTCATTGGGAGTGACAAACACTGGAGAACAGTCTCGTATCTAGTGCGGTCCTGATGATCATGTTGTTGGTGAGCAAATGTTCGGGGGGAGGACACACAGGTACTCATTGCTGGTCGTGTGTGCTAGAGGGATGTCACTTGGGAGTGACAATTACTGGAGAACAGTCTCGTGTCTAGTGCTGTCCTGATGATCATGTTGTTGGTGAGCAAACGTTCGGGGGGAGGACACACAGGTACTCATTGCTGGTCGTGTGTGCTAGAGGGATGTCATTAGGAGTGACAACCACTGGAGAACAGTCTCGTATCTAGTGCTGTCCTGATGATCATGTTGTTGGTGAGCAAACGTTCGGGAGGAGGACACACAGGTACTCACTGCTGGTCGTGTGTGCTAGAGAGATGTCATTGGGAGTGACAACCACTGGAGAAGAGTCTCGTATCTAGTGCGGTCCTGATGATCATGTTGGTGAGCAAGTGTTCGGGGGGAGGACACACAGGTACTCATTGCTGGTCGTGTGTGCTAGACGGATGTCACTTGAGAGTGACAAACACTGGAGAACAGTCTCGTATCTAGTGCTGTCCTGATGATCATGTTGGTGAGCAAACATTCGGGGGGAGGACACACAGGTACTCACTGCTGGTCGTGTGTGCTAGAGGGATGTCACTTGGGAGTGACAAACACTGGAGAACAGTCTCGTATCTAGTGCTGTCCTGATGATCATGTTGGTGAGCAAACGTTCGGGGGGAGGACACACAGGTACTCATTGCTGGTCGTGTGTGCTAGAGGGATGTCACTTGGGAGTGACAACCACTGGAGAACAGTCTCGTATCTAGTGCCGTCCTGATGATCATGTTGGTGAGCAAACGTTCGAGGGGAGGACACACAGGTAATCACTGCTGGTCGTGTGTGCTAGAGGGATGTCACTTGGGAGTGACAACCACTGGAGAACAGTCTCGTATCTAGTGCTGTCCTGATGATCATGTTGTTGGTGAGCAAACGTTCGGGGGGAGGACACACAGGTACTCACTGCTGGTCGTGTGTGCTAGAGGGATGTCATTGGGAGTGACAACCACTGGAGAACAGTCTCGTATCTAGTGCTGTTCTGATGATCATGTTGGTCAGCAAGCGTTCGGGGGGAGGACACACAGGTACTCACTGCTGGTCGTGTGTGCTAGAGGGATGTCACTTGGGAGTGACAACCACTGGAGAACAGTCTCTTATCTAGTGCTGTCCTGATGATCATGTTGTTGGTGAGCAAACGTTCGGGGGGAGGACACAAAGGTACTCATTGCTGGTCGTGTGTGCTAGAGGGATGTCATTGGGAGTGACAACCACTGGAGAACAGTCTCGTATCTAGTGCTGTCCTGATGATCATGTTGTTGGTGAGCAAACGTTCGGGGGGAGGACACACAGGTACTCACTGCTGGTCGTGTGTGCTAGAGAGATGTCATTGGGAGTGACAACCACTGGAGAACAGTCTCGTATCTAGTGCAGTCCTGATGATCATGTTGGTGAGCAAGTGTTCGGGGGGAGGACACACAGGTACTCATTGCTGGTCGTGTGTGCTAGAGGGATGTCACTTGGGAGTGATAAACACTGGAGAACAGTCTCGTATCTAGTGCTGTCCTGATGATCATGTTGGTGAGCAAACGTACGGGGGGAGGACACACAGGTACTCACTGCTGGTCGTGTGTGCTAGAGGGATGTCACTTGGGAGTGACAACCACTGGAGAACAGTCTCGTATCTAGTGCTGTCCTAATGATCATGTTGGTGAGCAAACGTTCGGGTGGAGGACACAAAGGTACTCATTGCTGGTCGTGTGTGCTAGAGGGATGTCATTGGGAGTGACAACCACTGGAGAACAGTCTCGTATCTAGTGCTGTCCTGATGATCATGTTGTTGGTGAGCAAACGTTCGGGGGGAGGACACACAGGTACTCACTGCTGGTCGTGTGTGCTAGAGGGATGTCACTTGGGAGTGACAACCACTGGAGAACAGTCTTGTATCTAGTGCTGTCCTAATGATCATGTTGGTGAGCAAACGTTCGGGTGGAGGACACAAAGGTACTCATTGCTGGTCGTGTGTGCTAGAGGGATGTCATTGGGAGTGACAACCACTGGAGAACAGTCTCGTATCTAGTGCTGTCCTGATGATCATGTTGTTGGTGAGCAAACGTTCGGGGGGAGGACACACAGGTACTCATTGCTGGTCGTGTGTGCTAGAGGGATGTCATTGGGAGTGACAACCACTGGAGAACAGTCTCGTATCTAGTGCTGTCCTGATGATCATGTTGTTGGTGAGCAAACGTTCGGGGGGAGGACACACAGGTACTCACTGCTGGTCGTGTGTGCTAGAGAGATGTCATTGGGAGTGACAACCACTGGAGAACAGTCTCGTATCTAGTGCAGTCCTGATGATCATGTTGGTGAGCAAGTGTTCGGGGGGAGGACACACAGGTACTCATTGCTGGTCGTGTGTGCTAGAGGGATGTCACTTGGGAGTGACAAACACTGGAGAACAGTCTCGTATCTAGTGCTGTCCTGATGATCATGTTGGTGAGCAAACGTACGGGGGGAGGACACACAGGTACTCACTGCTGGTCGTGTGTGCTAGAGGGATGTCACTTGGGAGTGACAACCACTGGAGAACAGTCTCGTATCTAGTGCTGTCCTGATGATCATGTTGGTGAGCAAACGTTCGGGGGGAGGACACACAGGTACTCATTGCTGGTCGTGTGTGCTAGAGGGATGTCATTGGGAGTGACAACCACTGGAGAACAGTCTCGTATCTAGTGCTGTCCTGATGATCATGTTGTTGGTGAGCAAACGTTCGGGGGGAGGACACACAGGTACTAATTGCTGGTCGTGTGTGCTAGAGGGATGACATTGGGAGTGACAACCACTGGAGAACAGTCTCGTATCTAGTGCGGTCCTGATGATCATGTTGGTGAGCAAGTGTTCGGGGGGAGCACACACAGGTACTCATTGCTGGTCGTGTGTGCTAGAGGGATGTCACTTGGGAGTGACAAACACTGGAGAACAGTCTCGTATCTAGTGCTGTCCTGATGATCATGTTGGTGAGCAAACGTTCGGGGGGAGGACACACAGGTACTCACTGCTGGTCGTGTGTGCTAGAGGTATGTCATTGGGAGTGACAACCACTGGAGAACAGTCTCGTATCTAGTGCTGTCCTGATGATCATGTTGTTGGTGAGCAAACGTTCGGGGGGAGGACACACAGGTACTCATTGCTGGTCGTGTGTGCTAGAGGGATGTCATTGGGAGTGACAACCACTGGAGAACAGTCTCGTATCTAGTGCTGTCCTGATGATCATGTTGTTGGTGAGCAAACGTTCGGGGGAGGACACACAGGTACTCACTGCTGGTCGTGTGTGCTAGAGAGATGTCATTGGGAGTGACAACCACTGGAGAACAGTCTCGTATCTAGTGCGGTCCTGATGATCATGTTGGTGAGCAAGTGTTCGGGGGGAGGACACACAGGTACTCATTGCTGGTCGTGTGTGCTAGAGGGATGTCACTTGGGAGTGACAAACACTGGAGAACAGTCTCGTATCTAGTGCTGTCCTGATGATCATGTTGGTGAGCAAACGTTCGGGGGGAGGTCACACAGGTACTCATTGCTGGTCGTGTGTGCTAGAGGGATGTCACTTGGGAGTGACAACCACTGGAGAACAGTCTTGTATCTAGTGCTGTCCTGATGATCATGTTGGTGAGCAAACGTTCGGGGGGAGGACACACAGGTACTCACTGCTGGTCGTGTGTGCTAGAGGGATGTCACTTGGGAGTGACAAAAACTGGAGAACAGTCTCGTTTCTAGTGCGGTCCCGGTGTTCACGTCGCTAGAGTGACCGGCACTTACGTGTTGCAGATACCCTCCGAGATGCAGCACATCCTGCTCGTCCTGCTGGCAGCGACGCCCCTGGCTCTCTGCAGGCCGCAGTTCTTCCAGCCGCTGCTGTTCCACGCCGCACCACCCAAGCCGGCCGTGATGCCCCACCGCGCCGTCGTGCTCAACGCTGAGGCCGAGTCGCGCCTGCCCGCGCACATGCAGAACCACTTCTACAAGGACCCGCGCATCAGCGCTGCCCTCGCCAAGGAGAGCTGGTTCACGGCCGACGAGCAGCAGGTCATCGACCGCGAGGCGGACAAGATCCCGCGCTCCAAGATCTTCTCCATCATCAGGAACGCCGGCCTGGACAAGCTGTGATGCCGCGTCTTCGCCGGAGACTCCAGTGACCTCGAGCCGACACATTCCGACTGCCCGGCGTGGTTCGAACTCTAGACATCCCTTTCCACTGTGCGTGGTGGCAAATTATGTCTCACATCATTTTACATTAAAATGAAGAAGAGTGAGGTGTGGAGGTGCCAAACTCCGATGCTAAATTGTGGAATACCGAATACCAGATTTTGAGTTATGCTTCATTACAATATTCTCCATTCAAAGACTACATGAAACATGCATGCAATGTCTAAATATGTGATAACTAATCATACAAAACAGAAGAATAACTGGTTTAAGTGTCCTATTTTCATTCTGTTGAAATATATGTATATCAAACAAGTCAGGAAAGTACACTAAATCTTGGTATTCGATTTGCACATTTTGAGCTCATCTAAGTTACCATTTTGTTTATTCAGTGAGACAAGTGTGTTTACGAATTTTCTTCTGACATTATGTAAACTCGCAGACAGGGTAAAGTAGATCTAAAATGGGGAAGTCTACTTCTGTAAATTGCAAAAATAAATGTGAATGTGCTCTGAATGTAGATAATAGTCAAGGATGGTAACGATATTTTGGctttgtgttataataaaaatatttatttgtcgtCAATTTTTGAGGTTATTGGTTCTGAGAATCATGTGGCATGTGGCATCCATCTGAATTCGTTCTTTGTGTCCTCGTTAACCTTCTTGTCCTTACAGTTtgtcttcatttttttttgtagtgctcTTTCACATGTTAAAGCTTAAAAACATTTCTTCTTCATTTTTTCACAGTAATGGCTGCGAGGCTAcagcaataaattaatttcggTTAGGATATTTACATATGTAATAAGAAAGTTCATACGCAGTTCAGAAAATTTTTAGGGATCattgaattttatataatttatccttGTTATTCATGTGAATAACCACAAGCTAAATGTTGTGATTTCAATATCAAGATAATCTTACTtaatttattataagtttatataGTGGTTGTCGATTCGACCTTggtaaaaaattagtaaatattaccTTTATTCTTATCCTTGTAACGTTTTATGTGCCTACGGGTAGTGGAAATTACTTATGTAGGCTACAAACAACTAAAATTTGTCTTCTTCCATACAATCATGTTTCTCTGGAATATATTGGTAAGacactttataaataatttttttcttaatttacataattttcataGCTGAATTTTGTTATTTACCTTGCGATTGAACTATCCACTTCTCTATATCCTTAGTGATATTTCCTTGTTCAGTTTTTACACAACACTTTTACCTTTCAGTATTAAGTCCATCTAATTGGAAGCCTTTCAGTCCTTTCTTCAGGCAAACCACAAATTTCCATTATCTAGAACATACTTGAATCTTATTGAAATTAAACATTCAAATaaacctaattaaataaataaacgtaTGTGTGATATTcttaaaagaaggaaaaaaattattcaaaataagtGGGATTTAACctgccatattttaaaattaaaacagcaaaaaaaaatttcacaattaagTAAGAAGTGCACCTAATATAAGTTTAGATCAAAGTTATTGGGAAAACACCCCAAACAtgaattgaaattaattcatagtTAGAAATTATTGGAGTTCATTCATCTACAGCATTGCTGTGAGGGTTTGAATTAATGGAATTTAATTTGTGGCCTtctattttttttggtgaaagtgtaattagtttttaaatacttaataagaATGATATATTATCGATTTGAATATTTTTGCCTTCAATTATCTTCGCAATAACAATAATTAATGCATAAGAAAAaccagtaaaataaattttgtctcaaattattttgtaaatcacAGTACCTGATCTCGTTTTAATGTAGTGCAGTACATTCATGTATACGTTTTATAAGACAATATACAATAAATTTATGTTGCATATACTTTATTTTAactacagtatttatatttttctctttttacaGTACCTATTTAATATCTTTACGACAAATAtgcgctttatttttttttttcattttttataaagctgattgtttgtaaaataattacataattttaaagtttaataattattatcaaaagttatgtaaaaaaaatttaggtgTAACTTTGATATATATTTTGACTCTTACAAATTTTTCTCTTGGAAAACTAACACAGCtttattttctgaaatatgtCATAATAATATCAACCATTTACAACACAGTTACTAGTGCTATTGAGGGTTATATATTTCTAAATACGTTTCACATTTAACACTTAGAAATTTTACTTACGTTTGAGTAATGAACAAGCTGAATTGTAGAGTTTATGAATTAAGCATGGCAGTATGGCCttatatatttttcatgtttCGTGATTTCATGTTTGTAAAGTTTTTGGTATATTTTATTCATTGACAATGCAGAGAACG
This genomic window from Bacillus rossius redtenbacheri isolate Brsri chromosome 6, Brsri_v3, whole genome shotgun sequence contains:
- the LOC134533352 gene encoding uncharacterized protein LOC134533352 — encoded protein: MTASVDQRPALSADTPGARYLVAAPARTGSRLPVARHSVGPRGAKIPSEMQHILLVLLAATPLALCRPQFFQPLLFHAAPPKPAVMPHRAVVLNAEAESRLPAHMQNHFYKDPRISAALAKESWFTADEQQVIDREADKIPRSKIFSIIRNAGLDKL